GTGGCGTACGCGTCGTCCACGTCCTTCACCGCGATCGTCGCCGTCACCTTGCGCAGCACCTCCAGCTCCGACACCGGGCCGCTCATCAGCAGGAAGCAGCCGACCGCGGCGGCCGAGACGCCGGCGCGCTCGAAGCGCAGTGGCGTGGCGCCGGTGAGACGTTCGTAGAAGGCCACCGAGGCATCCAGGTCGTCGACGCAGATACGCAGCGTGGTTCCGAGGATCTCCATACGGGCGACCTTAGTTCGGGGTCGCGGATGACGAAATCGGTTGCCCGATACGCGTACGTCCCAGGCCCATTTCTCGCGCCCAGCACATCGTTCAGGCCCGGCACATCGTTCAGGCCCGGCAGATCACCTCGCCGTGCGGAACCATGAACCAGGCGTCGTCCTGGCTGCCCCACTCCCGCCAGGCGTCGGCGATCGCCGCCAGTTGCCCGGCCGAGGCGTGGCCGCCCTCGACCGCGAGCTTCGCGTACACCGACGCGGTCGTACGGTCCGCCCACAGACCGCTCCACCACGCGCGCTCGGCCGGCGTGGCGAAACACCACGTGGCGGCCGTGGCGGTGATATCGGTGAAGCCGGCGGCACGGGCCCAGGACAGCAGCCGGCGGCCGGCGTCGGGCTCACCGCCGTTCGCGCGCGCCACCCGCTGGTACAGGTGCTGCCACTCGTCCAGGGCCGGGATCGCGGGGAACCAGGTGAACGCGCCGTAGTCGCTGTCGCGTGCCGCGACGATGCCGCCGGGCCGGCAGACGCGCCGCATCTCGCGCAGCGCGCGCACCGGATCGCCGACATGCTGCAGCACCTGGTGGGCGTGGACGACGTCGAAGGAGTCGTCGGGGAATTCCAGTGCGTGGACATCGGCGACCGCGAAGCGGACATTGTCCAGACCGCGTCCGGCGGCGGTCCCGCGCGCCTGGTGCAGTACGTCCTCGGCGGCGTCGACCGCGGTCACCTGCCCCGGCGCGACCAGCTCGGCCAGATCGGCGGTGATGGTCCCTGGGCCGCAGCCCACGTCCAACACTTCCAGGCCCGGGTGGAGTTCACCGATGAGATACGCCGCCGAGTTGGCGGCGGTCCGCCAGCGGTGCGAGCGCAACACGGACTCGTGGTGCCCGTGGGTGTAGACGGCGGTCCCCTTCGGCATGCCGGACTCCTTCTCCGTGAAGCGGGTACGGCAACGGTACGCCGATGTTCCGCATATCGAGACCTGAGTCTTGCAATATGGACTACGCGAGGTCCGGACCGGGAACCGAAGCCACGGCAAGCCTCCCCTCCCACCGCACCTCGCCGTCCTGCACCCGGTCGGTGGGGGTGAGCCCCGCCGCCGCGGCGACGGCCGCGGAGGCGAGGTGGTCCGGGTGCACATGGGCGACGGCGGTGTGCACCGGCTGCCGGGCGAGCCAGCCGACGAGTCCGCGCGCCGCTTCGGTGGCGATGCCCCGGCCCTGCCAGTCCGTGCCGACCAGCCACGCGATCTCGGCGGTGCGGCCGCGTCCCGCGAGGCCGACCGTCGCCTGGACGGTGCCCGTGAGGCAGGACTCGGCTTCCAGGCTGATGACCCAGTTGCACCAGGACACGGTCGGATCGGGCGCGCCCGCCAGCATGCGGGCATAGCGCGAGCGCAGAGCGCCGGGAGTATCGGGCTCGCCGCCGATGAACGTGTGCAGCGCCGGGTCGGCGAGGACCGTGGCCATCTCCCGCGCGTGCTCGACGGTGAGCGGCAGCAGGACGAGCCGGTCGGTGCGGATGGGCTCGGCCACGACGGGGCCGAGAAGCGGGAGTTGATAGCGAAGCTTGATCTGCGGGCGACCGCCGGTCGTATCCACCTCGACGGCGCCGTCCGGGCGCCAGCCGGCCGCCTCGTAGAAGCGCCGGGCGCGCTCGTTGGCCTCCAGCACCCACAGGGACGCCCGGGTGCGGCCGGCCGCGGTGAGTTCCTGGACGACGGCCGCCAGCAGACGCCGGCCGACTCCGGTACCCCACACCTCGGGCAGCGAGTACAGCGCGCCGATCTCAGCGGTGCCCGCGGTCCGGCCCGGTGCGTAACCGGCGAAGGCGACGATCCCCTCATCGGTCTCGGCGACCAGCACCCCCGCGGCGGGCCGGCGCGGTTCGGTGAGCCGTCCCGCCCAGGCCAGCGCCTCCCGCGCGGGGTCGAGCGCGTCGAGATGCCGCTGCGGTACGAGACCGGGGAACGCCGCCTGCCAGGACCGTACGTGGACCGCGGCGATCCCGGCCGCGTCAGGGGTGAGCGCACGGCGGATCTGCATGGCCTCATGGTGCGGGAAGCGGCCCGGCCCCGTCGATCAGGTTTCGACGGAGCCGCCGTCCTCGAGGCGGGATTTGTCAGACACGGCCTAGAGCCGGCCTAGAGCAGAGCCTGCGGGCGGTAGACCGTGAGCGCCTCCAGGGCCTTGTCCACGACCAGCTCCCGCGGGGCTTCGGCCACTTCACCGTCGTACGCCAGCGGGGTCCCCGGCGCGAGCCCGCTGATCCGCAGCTGCCGCAGCTTCTGCGCCGCGTGTACCGGTGAGCGGCTCAGCGGTCCTGCCAGCGCCGCGGCCAGCAGCCGCAGCCCCGGCCAGCGGCCGCCGTGCACCACCCGGACATCCAGCAGACCGTTCGCCAGATCGAGGCGGTGGCCCGGCGTCGGGCCCATCCGCTCGTAGATGCCGTTCCCCGCGAACAGCAGCCACATGGGGCGGTGCCTGCCCTGGACCTCGGCCTCCAGCGGGTGCTCGCCGCGCAGGACCAGCGCCGCCGCCAGCACACCGGCCGGCCAGCCGCCGATGCGCGGCGACCAGTGCTCCCGGATCCGTACGAGCTCCGGATAGACGCCCAGGCTGAAGGTGTTGAGGAAGTGGCCCGTGCCGCCGTCCGGGCCCGGGGTGAAGCGTCCCAGGTCGACCCGGACCGCGTCACCGGCCGCGATGGCCCGGCAGGTGTCGTCGACCGACTCGATGCCCAGGTCGTACGCGAAGTGG
The Streptomyces lunaelactis genome window above contains:
- a CDS encoding VOC family protein, coding for MEILGTTLRICVDDLDASVAFYERLTGATPLRFERAGVSAAAVGCFLLMSGPVSELEVLRKVTATIAVKDVDDAYATLAEVGARIIAGPVATPAGRNLIAVHPDGSVFEYVDRKTAE
- a CDS encoding GNAT family N-acetyltransferase produces the protein MAEPIRTDRLVLLPLTVEHAREMATVLADPALHTFIGGEPDTPGALRSRYARMLAGAPDPTVSWCNWVISLEAESCLTGTVQATVGLAGRGRTAEIAWLVGTDWQGRGIATEAARGLVGWLARQPVHTAVAHVHPDHLASAAVAAAAGLTPTDRVQDGEVRWEGRLAVASVPGPDLA
- a CDS encoding class I SAM-dependent methyltransferase; the protein is MPKGTAVYTHGHHESVLRSHRWRTAANSAAYLIGELHPGLEVLDVGCGPGTITADLAELVAPGQVTAVDAAEDVLHQARGTAAGRGLDNVRFAVADVHALEFPDDSFDVVHAHQVLQHVGDPVRALREMRRVCRPGGIVAARDSDYGAFTWFPAIPALDEWQHLYQRVARANGGEPDAGRRLLSWARAAGFTDITATAATWCFATPAERAWWSGLWADRTTASVYAKLAVEGGHASAGQLAAIADAWREWGSQDDAWFMVPHGEVICRA